The Nicotiana tomentosiformis chromosome 2, ASM39032v3, whole genome shotgun sequence genome includes the window CTTTCTTTTTAGGAGAAGCACTTTTTTGAAGATGGGCTTAGTACATTGATTCTTCTCTTTCCGATTCTCAACAGTGGATCCAACAGTTTTCTTTGTCTATGCTGTATTTgtgttatctttttttttttttaatagttATTTGGTTTGCATTGCTACACTACAATGTTCTCATTGCTAACTTAGAACGCAAATATAGCTTATGTGTTTTTTGCCACGACATTAGATATTAAAAAAGCAATAGAACTGCATTTTAGTGTCTTCTTGATCATGTGTGATTGATTAATCTTGTTCTTATGTCAGTTTTATCGGCACTCAAGCTCAACCTTAGACTTGCTACCGCAAACTGAAGTGGACCAGGCAGTTGTTGATAAAAGGAGCTGATATTTTATTCTGTCATTTTTATGTAGAGTAGAGCCGTTCTACAGTAACAGATTGGAGTGTCCATATCCTTTTCCTTTTTCTCCCGTAGGAAAGAGCGTGAAAAACCTTCATGATTCAGATGATGATATTATGATCTGCAACATTTAAGCATTGAAATGCATGGGTTGGAGTGTCCATATCCTTCTCCTACGCCTTTAAGACGGACTAGTTTGAGCAAAACTTACGTAGATCCAGCTACTTCTTTATTCAAATCATATATATAAGTGTGATAAGTTAATAATCGCATAGATATACTGGAGTATCTAAATTATAAATGGTATTTCTTTGATTCACCGACTTTAGACCCTAAATCCATCTTTTACCACTTCAATATATATTCTACGTtgcagaaaaagaaaaacaaatggcCTTCAATGCCGTTCATGGATAACTAGCTGTGATTTTGCTCCTTAAAATAACCAAAGCTTATTGATAACTTAATTAGGAATTAGGGCGCCCAGTAAAATAAGTACATGCTACACATGAAGGGGAAAAAAGAACTTTACTACTAAGCTGACATTTTCATTCACGTGACTTTACAAGTacataaacttgacaacaaataaAGCTTAAAACCGAGAACTCGTGCAGATAGATCTCAAAAGGTAACTTCATTAACAATTCCTtggaattttctctccaaaactTCTGAACAAATCTGTCCCATCATATGGTAAAATGACTTGAGATCAGATAGTTGCTCCATTGACATTTTCCCCATTACTTTCCTCGCCAATGCCTCTTTTTCTTCATTCATCTTCAGTTTCTCCAAATAGGATGATGCATTCCTTACTGTTGCTCCCATTTGCATTAACCTTGCCTCTTGTGCCAAACTCAATGCTGTATTAGACTGCAAAATTGACATAATCAAGTTTTATTATACAGGTGAATTTATGTGATAGAGTCAGTAAGTTTAGTTGAACCCACAAAATCCGTCCTAAATCTGCCGTTAGTAGTGCATAACTTTGTATAAATGTGGTGTAAAGCTGCTGAGAATCATGTCCTACCTCAAGGAATTCTGCTCCTGCATCTAAGTCTGCAGTTTTAGATGGCTGCATTGTTCGACCTTTTTCATATATATCTCTAGCAAGGGAAAAACTTCTGACTATAATTTTCCTCTTTTTCTCCATTTCTTGATTAAGCTTCAACGGTTTTTGTATTCTGATTGAGCTGTTAATTAACTTCTTTTGATAAGCAACTACAGCCTTCACAAACTCCTGCCAAAATAACATTCAACATAGGGTAAGAAAAAGATAACAAGAAGTAGTACAATATAGtgctatactatatatatatatatacatgtgacAATTTCTTGTTACCTGATAAGCAAATGTACATCCAGGATAATCAAATTCATCAGTATCGGATTGCCTCATTCGTTCAGGATGAAATTGAAGTCCCATAATAAACTTACCTTCTGTAGGATTATAAGCATCTGGATCATAAAATCCTTCTATTAAACCATCAGGTGCAAATGCCATAGGAACAAACCTCTGAGCCAATTTTTTAACTCCTTGGTGGTGATAACTATTGACTGAAATTTCCATTTTTTCATCTTCTAAAGAATCCTCAAACCAGTGGTGCAACGGCGTTTTCGCGACGACGTTGATCACATGCCTATGACCATCGTAATTATCATAATCCATGTGACTTACCCTCTGATTTTCAGGTAGGTTTATTGATATTTCTTTGCCAATATCTTGTAAAAGGGTGCCCCCACATGCAACATTTAGTACTTGTGAACCTCTGCATATACCTAAATAAGGTATGTTCCTTTCTAGACAAAGCTTAGCTAATCTGAGTTCAATTGTGTCTTTTTCTTTGTCAATTGCAGTATCACTAGCGTGTAATCTCCTGATTTCTTCCAATTCTTCAGGGGAAAGATCAGAGAGTTCATCATTGTATAGAGAAGGGTCTATGTCTTCTCCTTCACAGAGAAGAACACCGTGAATTGGTTCAAAACTGTCTAATAACATATGGACCCCTGAAACACGTGGTACAATCACGGGTACAGCTCCATAACTTACTATAAGATCAAGATGATATTCTCCTGAAAATAACACAATGAAAACCCAACAATTTTTTTTAAGAACTTTTTTCCATTTAAATGTGAAAAAATGAAGAGAGACAAGACGAAGAAGTAACGTACCAACAAAATCGACGAACTTGTTTTTGCGAACGGTACGTCTAGAGACGATGAGGACACGAGGTAGAACTACTGAGAGATTGGCAGCCATGGCAGCACTATAATTTTTATAGTCTTTTTGTTAATTTGCAAATACTAATTATCTAAGTTGTAAAAACAAAAGAAGATTAAGGGGGATAATATATAGAGTTTGAAATTATAATTAGATAAAGCAGCTATTTAGGGGGCGAGAAATGAGAAACACAGAGTTGAATTAGTGAACGGTTAAGAGGAAAAAGAGAGAAAAGTGTGGGGCTTTTATAAGGAGATCGCCGCGTAATTGCGAATGTAGCTATTAATAGTTGTGTCTAAGGTGACTAGGAGAGAGTACAAGATTTGATCCAATAATAAACAACTTTTGAGGATTTGTTAAATAATTAATGTTGGATAACACGTGGATAAATGCACATTAATGGAGGCTTTTCTAAGACGGGTCAACGCTGAGAAATTGCTGATGTGGATCTGCCTATATTCGGATAACCTTTCTACTCAATATAGGCAAAATAAATCAAGAGAAGAGAGAGCTAATCTCTGTCACTTTTATGAATGAATGAAAATTACCTTGTGCAGCTTTGTATATTTCGAAAGTATACATATGTTTACACTAATTAAAGGATTAAATTTTAAGGGGTCATTTGATTACCAGGTGATACAttgcttaaagtatatatatttatatgtatatcgctTCATATTTTACTCGTGTTTCGTGGATTTCAGATGTAaaatgtattgatttatgttAGTTTGTGGTATTTTTATATGTAGGAATCACCCGGAGGCAATAGAGGGCAaaaggtgcgagattagagccaaaaggagaaaaaaatgaaaaaggtgGATTTCCAGCGCCACAGGCaacgccccacgctacctgtggcgcagtTTACAGAATGTTCAAAGggccagcgccagggctagcgtcCTACGCTGTCCTGGGCGCTGGTGACGGGAATTTCTCCAACTTTttccgggacaaggttatttcgtcCTAAGACCTACTAAAcgcgtataaaagcaagactaagcctATTTTGAGGGGGGATACGTCACTTTGAAGAAAACATACCCACGAGGAACATCCGGGAGCGAGGATatctcagttttcttcatcttttcttagtattttcaattatccaatatTATAAAATTGTTTgatattatcatgagtggctaaaatccataattctggggttgtgatttagccatgaatattattgtttaacgttgacttaactttattaaaatttaccAATATGtgattgtttctttaattctgtgattaattgcttaattgtctggcaAACAGTTAGaatctatttactatctatgctatgcttgggaaagccatgtttagattagagaagaattgaaaagAGCGTGATCTTAACTCTAGGGGAGGAGGATTTGTGGTTatgataggaatatacctaggcatcgtgcttaattaaatatcgtaatcttaatgcgttcttaatagattgatttcataggaatatagacgttaatctattttgaatatgcgagtagtacttcgggagaaggctacgagagcAATTGTTCAATTAAtaagcaaccatgagtgaattgtatgaaagagagagttaactagaacacaaaaggattggtgaatcgatcacaaccctggaatattcggctctactgaatacacaacaaccattgctgcttgataatttagttactagatagaattattgtttagtataatcacacttttgaactcggattgactcgactgaataacaatcttggtgaatttagtAGGTAGTTAATGCAAGTCTCTATGGGTTCGATACTCGACTtgtcattttattacttgtacgaccacatatacttgcatgtgcatctgggagcaacaagtttttggcaccGTTGTCGGGGACTTGAATATTGACTGCTTTCTAGTTTTAGCTTTAATTGTTTATTTCGTCAAGTCTAATGTTACTTAATTGTTGCTCTGCTCTCAGGAACCTTGATTGAATGCGAAGGGTCAGAACCTGAGAGAATATTTCACAGGAGGTTGAGGGAAGCAAGGGACACAAATAATCTTCAAGCACTTGTTCAATTTCCTGTGGATATGGCAGAGGAGCAATATATGGATGTTCAGGAGGTGGCGATGCCCATCATTGTTTATGTCACCACCAACATTGTGAAGCCCAGAATCACTGGGCACTTGAGCTGAAACAGAGCATGATCCAGCTACTATATGCGAATGGGCAATTTACGGGTCTTCCACACGAGGATCCACAACAACACATCCTGAACTTcttggagattagtgatacttatatCACTAACAGAGTCACTCAAGACTATGTGAGGCTTACATTGTTCCCGTTTTCTCGGTTGGGCGAAGCAAAGCGATGGTTGAAGGTAGAACCAACTAATTCTATTATATCATGGAATGATCTGGCGAGGAAATTTTGGCAAGGTTCTTCCCTTCAGGCAAAACTGTAAAGATCAGAAGTGAGATATTCACCTTCAAACATAAATCGGAGGAGTCCTTATACTCAGCTTGGGAAAGGTTCAAGGGGCTGCTCAGAGGCCGTCCTCATCACAATCAGACAAATGAAGTGAGCTCACAGTTTCATAGAAGGGCTACATCCTGAGACAAAGATTATGGTAGATGTTGCAGCTGGAGGTCAAGTGTTATAGAAAAGCTTCGATGAGATATATGcattattgaacaaattctccaaaagcaATCTTGATTGGCAATGAGAGATGGGTAGACACACAATGCAAAAATCTGCAGGGGTTCTCGAGTTAGATGTCGTCTCTGCATTATCAGCGCAAATTTCCACATTGACCAACCAAGTCAATCAGATTACCTTGGTTATTAACACACAACAAGCCCAACCAGTGCAACAAGTTCAAATATTTTGTGAAGTATGTGGAAAGGGTCACATGAGTGACCTATGCCCAGTTAATCTAGAGTCTGTCTATTTTGTGGGTAATGCAAATAGGGGTCAGACAAATcagtatgggaacacttacaatcctaactggaggaaccacccaaacttctcttggggtggaaaccAAGGTTCTCAGAATAAGTACAGGCCACAAGCGCCTCAAGAGAAATATAGACTACCTCAGGCTGAACAATTTGCAAACCCAACGAGTCACTTTgagaagatgatgaagaaattaaTGATTGACCAGCAGGCCCAAGCAGCAATGATGAGAAATTTGGAGCGACAAATGGACAACTTACTAGTGCTCAAAATACTCGACCAGTTGGAGCTCTTCCAAGCGACACTGAGGCTAATCATAAAGCATCTATTAATGCTGCGTCATTAAGGAATGGGAGACAGTTAGAAGAAGTCTAGTCGAAAAAGAGAAAACAAGTGATCTTTTATGAGAAACCGACCACCATAGAGGCAGAATCGGAAAAATCAAAGGAGTCAAAAAAGCTAGATGAAGAGGCGGTGGCTAAGCAACCCCAACCATTAGTTGCGAGGCCACCACCTTCGTTCCCTCAGAGATTGCAGAAAGTGAAGGATAATGCCACTTATAAAAAGTTTCTTGATATTCTGAAGCAGGTGCAAATCAACATTCCACTGGTAGACATCCTGCAAGAAGTGCCCAAATATGCCAAATAGATCAAGGACATAGTGGTAAATAAGAGGATGTTGACAAAGTTTGAAACCGTGGTACTCGCTGAAGAATGTAGCTCATGAATCCAAAGCAAGCTACCTTAAAAATTAAAGGATCCaggtagtttcactatccaaatCTCGATTGGTAAGCATGCAGTCGGGCGAGCTTTGTGTGATCTTGGAGAGAGCATCAATTTGATGCCGCTATCTGTGTTCATACAATTGGGGTTGGGTGAGCTGCGCCCAACCACGATAATTTTACAGTTGGCTGATCGCTCCCTTGCTCATCCTAAAGGAGTGATTAaagatgtgttagttcaagtGGGTTCTTTCATATTCCTTACTGATTTCATTATCTTGGACCTTGAGC containing:
- the LOC104114268 gene encoding putative glutamine amidotransferase GAT1_2.1; this translates as MAANLSVVLPRVLIVSRRTVRKNKFVDFVGEYHLDLIVSYGAVPVIVPRVSGVHMLLDSFEPIHGVLLCEGEDIDPSLYNDELSDLSPEELEEIRRLHASDTAIDKEKDTIELRLAKLCLERNIPYLGICRGSQVLNVACGGTLLQDIGKEISINLPENQRVSHMDYDNYDGHRHVINVVAKTPLHHWFEDSLEDEKMEISVNSYHHQGVKKLAQRFVPMAFAPDGLIEGFYDPDAYNPTEGKFIMGLQFHPERMRQSDTDEFDYPGCTFAYQEFVKAVVAYQKKLINSSIRIQKPLKLNQEMEKKRKIIVRSFSLARDIYEKGRTMQPSKTADLDAGAEFLESNTALSLAQEARLMQMGATVRNASSYLEKLKMNEEKEALARKVMGKMSMEQLSDLKSFYHMMGQICSEVLERKFQGIVNEVTF